From Halomicrobium salinisoli, the proteins below share one genomic window:
- a CDS encoding PRC-barrel domain-containing protein — MAEILAENLSGKDVMGTDGAELGSLYNITMDLDTGRLEHLVIDPIEALGETRFERDETGRLLVPVDRVQAVKDHMIIDR, encoded by the coding sequence ATGGCCGAAATACTCGCCGAGAACCTCTCGGGGAAGGACGTCATGGGGACGGACGGCGCCGAACTCGGGAGCCTGTACAACATCACGATGGATCTGGACACGGGCCGGCTCGAACACCTCGTCATCGATCCGATCGAGGCGCTCGGGGAGACCCGGTTCGAGCGCGACGAGACCGGTCGGCTCCTCGTGCCCGTCGACCGCGTGCAGGCAGTGAAGGACCACATGATCATCGACCGCTAA
- a CDS encoding NOB1 family endonuclease, with protein sequence MYVLDSSAFINEYHTDEPISSIPLVREELEDESAYRFDALEGSGMHMHIPEPETVERVERAARESGDLAELSRTDIRLVAAAFELDGRLVTDDYAMQNVAEKLTVPVEVIARDGIDEQRDWLFQCQGCGREFDENHDRCPVCGSDLSRKNPA encoded by the coding sequence ATGTACGTTCTCGACTCGTCCGCCTTCATCAACGAGTACCACACCGACGAGCCGATCTCGTCGATCCCGCTCGTCCGCGAGGAACTGGAAGACGAGAGCGCCTACCGCTTCGACGCCCTGGAGGGGTCGGGCATGCACATGCACATCCCCGAGCCGGAGACCGTCGAGCGCGTCGAGCGGGCGGCCCGCGAGTCGGGCGACCTGGCCGAACTCTCGCGGACGGACATCCGTCTGGTCGCAGCCGCCTTCGAGCTGGACGGGCGTCTGGTCACCGACGACTACGCGATGCAGAACGTCGCGGAGAAGCTCACGGTCCCCGTGGAGGTCATCGCCCGCGACGGCATCGACGAGCAGCGCGACTGGCTGTTCCAGTGCCAGGGCTGCGGCCGGGAGTTCGACGAGAACCACGACCGCTGTCCCGTCTGCGGGAGCGACCTCTCGCGGAAGAACCCCGCGTAA